ACAAGCCATACCAGAAGTCTGGTGCCACTATTCTTGATGAGGATTCCAGTTTTGAAAGCTCCTTTATATTTTACATTTGAACCTGAACAGTCgagatctttagcttcttttTATAAGCAACCAGCCTTTGAGTTCTTTGGCAAGATTCTTTTTGTGATAAACCAGCCTTAGGGTTCTTTAGCTTGCCAATTATGATAGCCCATTTAGCTTCCAGGCCAAATAACCTCTCTTtttgtgcatgtgtgtgtgtctcGGGGGGAGGGGGAAGGATGGGGATCATGGAACAAGGACATCATATGCTTGAATTAACAACATACAGTTAGCTTGCCCTTTTAAGCATTTCTAAGATGTGCTCTGGCTTTCTAAGCTCTTTTTTGCCCAGTGGATGCTTAGACTTCTGACCAAAACCCACATCCATCCCAGGGCCAGGACCATGAATACCCTGAACTCTTCCTTGATGTCCTGCTAGCTTCTTTTGGTGCTCAGACATTTTCAGCCTTTTTCTTCTTAAACCCATATTTACAATGTCAACATGTCCATTATCATTCTCTGGATCCTCTGCGTTATCTAGTTCAGAGTTCCTCTTCTGCAGCATGGGCTCTCCATATTTGTGTGATGCATCTCTAGGTTCTTTAAGCAAACAGCCATTTTTAGCAAGAATAACTCGGCTGTTCTTTGGAAGATTTATTCTTCCACTTCTTGACAATTTGTTTAACACTGGGAGCAAACAATGATGGTATTGCATGTATCCTTTCTGACCATATATGGCATTCCAAAATGCAATGCTAGAGTTTGAAATAGGAGGGTGTGGGTGATCAAGAGCTGTCTGGAGGAGAGATGGTTGGTCTTTAAGAAAGAATGAATCAAAAACAATTGATGGTTGGCTTCTCTGCAAGCAATCTAGAGTCTGAGCCCAGAAGCGATGAAGTTGACAAATGGTGTTTCCTTGTTTCATCTTGCCATACATGAGAGCACAAAAAGACAGCCATTGAGCCAATGCTTCAGAGATTATCTGCAAGCAACATGAACAATGTGATATCAATTTCAAACATGTGCTTTTATGTGATTACGGAGTTTGAGCATATGCATAATTATTACAGCAAAAACATGCGAGTACTACTTCACATGTTGTCGTTTattattgatatatattttgCAAAAGAATTCTGGAGAAATTTATGCCGCAAACCTCCAAGAATGAAAGAATATCTTGCTTCAAGACAAGATGGCCTACAAAACTAGCCAAGGTTGTGAAAACCCTGCATATCATCCACATTAAGAGAAACAGGTAACCAACTAAAAGATAACACAGAAATCACATGCACATTAACAAATAGAGAAATCCATGTTGAGAAATAATTCACATGAAGAATTACCTACTCATAACTTCGTGTTCCACCAGTGGATTTGCATTCATAAATGTAAGTGATAAACCCAAAAATCTGCATGTGAAAAAAAGATGCATTAGCTGAGCTCCTCAAGAGAGCAGGGTGCACTGTAATTGGtgaagtttaaaaaaaatatatctaaaaaagCTGTTTGCAGTCACATCCAACCAAAACTGCCTAAATGACCACCTGCCAACAAGCCCCAAGCTATTCTTGATCGAGCTGCATTGCCTACGATGATCAGAACCTTTGGTTTTTAGCAAAATATTATCAGAGCCTTTGTTCGATACTTTTGACTCTGAAGTTGCAACATTCAAAAGCTGGATATGATTCAACATATGTATGACTACTTCACCATATACAGAAACAGTAACAAGATTCTGAGCCTTCGCATTCAAGGACTCAATACTGTCCTGCAATATCCTGATGTTCTCATTAAGCACTCTTGCCAAAAGTTCACATAGACCTTCTGTAAAATTGTGCATGGAAGAAGTCAACATCTGATAGGCAAGACTATAAGAACCGAAAAGTGTCTTCCATGCTTCAATCACAGGTTCCAACTCAAGTTCATTGTGTGAAGAAATCAGCTGTTTCTCTGATGGTTTACCAATACTTCTAGAGGTGAAAACCAACTCAGGAAAGAGAAGAATGAGAAAGGGGTAAGATAAGAACCAATAAACTGCATCATAAGTAGCAGTAGCACCATCAGTTGTCAATTGAGAAAGATCATTAACACCATCAACATGCTTCTTCAGGCCCTCTGCAATGAATTTCCATACTGGCAACCAGGATAACCTACCATGCACAGGCTTTCCTAAGTGCATGTTCAGAAAGCAGACTATGGCATGCAAATTGATTAGGGGATTTACTGTACCGAATAAAATATTGGAGTGTTGCATTGCAAGTATAATACCATCAGTGTCTGACTTTTCTTGGACTGACTGAGCAATCACAGAGAGATACAATATGGTTGTGTAATCAATTGGAGAAATCATATCCATGTAAGCAAGAGATCCCACTCCAAGATCTGATACATTTGGATAATCAATAGTTTCCGAGCATTGCAAATCGTGGATGTACTTGAGATCTAAGCTGACCCAGTAAAGCGGGGATGCCAGGATATTAGTTGCTAGCTCCTCCCTGATAACCTTTACAAACTCCAGAGCTATCCATAACAATTGGTTAGAATTTTGTTCCAAATTTATAGTTTCACACACCTCCTTTGTGAACTTAAAAATAGTTTTAATGCAGATTTGGACCCGATCATACTGAGTGGACAGCCTCTTAAGTTCAACTTTAACACCCTGCAATACTGATCTGAAGATCTTTAAGGCAGCATTGAAAGCCTGAGTTCTATTTTCAGATGTCAGAGTCGCCATTAGTTCTGGACTGACAATTGTGCCAATCATCTCTAGGTGGAGGTCTAAGTTACTAATATCCCAAGGTGACCATTTGACTGGAAAATCCTTCCATGAGGCTTTACAATTTATGGCTGGTCCAGCTAGAGCACCATTATTTACTAGATTATCTGAATGCTGCTCCGCTGTCGTGGCCATTTCTCCAACCTTTATTTTTGACAAGACCAACTCATCAAGCAGATCAACACATGAGGTCCATAAACCAATGCTTTGGTGATCAGGTCCCCTGGAAAATACTGATTTAAGAATCGGCCAAAGGGTGGTTTCTAAAATTGAAGGATGGTTAACAACGAGATCGAGTTTATGTAGAAGATAGCGCCATGTCTTCAGGCAGCATGAACGAACAGATATGTCACATTTACTTGCTATGATTCCTTGTAAGGGCATCATCATGACTTTAATTCTTTTTAATAGGCAGTTGATCTTATCGTTACAATGTCTCCATGAAGCAGATGGTGTAGGTCCAATTTGTTGAATCACATCTTGAGGTGTCTTCATCAAAAGATCAATTATTTGAGGTGGGAGGAGTGCATCAACCAAACATTCCCAGGCAACCTGTCACCCAAGATTTTACCATTAAGAAAAGCTATTCATTTGGCAGGCAAAAGCCAATTGTTCCATGAGACATGAGGTGCAAGTTTCACTGGCTTACCAATGATGCAATCTGGATTTGTGGATCGGGATCACTAAATGTCTGCTCAGGGATTTTGAGCATTTTATTGACCATATGTCTATCACTCAATGCATCAGAACCAAGCAAGCAGATATACCATCCCCATGCTTGGATCATGTGAACCTTCTGCCGATGATCATGAACAGCATCCATCATACTTGGAAGCAGTTTTTGCTTAAGTTCTAACATAACTGCCTGATCAATCAAAGTGAATATAAACTGAcaatattcaatttaaaattatgtaCGCTCTGAGGAGAAAAGCAGTAATAGATGTTGGTAATGCTGCAGTGTCAAGAAAGTTGAAATAAATTAGGAATTAGGAACTAGGAACATTGCAGATGCAAGAGAATGAGGACAAATGATATTTTCTTGTTGGATGTAGAACAAGAAATTTTGCCACCACAATGATGCATGCTTTTACTTTTTTCCTTCTTCTAATACCACATTTGAGTATGTAGTGAACAGTTTCTGAAGAGGAAAATTTTGACCAGAAAGCCCACCAAGTCTGATGCTTTAAAAGATGGTTCAAGTTGGTCAGCACAGACATACTTGAGCTCAATATTATATTGCTCTGTTATTTATTTCAACTGAAAAATCATTATCCTTCTTTTGTTAACCCAGGCTGAAacacaaatcaaaaaattatcctcTGAACTAAAACAATCTCTTATGTcaaattttatcactaaaaacCAAAATAAGATAAAGATACAAAAAGATTATATCAGATACattcaagcagcagatagtaaCATAGTACTCTAAGATTTCTAAGATTCAAGATCAGGGACATACATCATTGGTGTATGACATCTGATGTCTTGGGCTTAAAATATAATTCGTATGCAATACAACCAAGCTTGATATCAAATAACAGCAATTTTCCACTGAATATTAAGCACACATAAAAATCTTGACTTACATATTAAAAAGAGAACATTTGGATATCAATTAAACACTGGTAAAAATGAAACTTAAAGAACTAccataatcaaatttaaaatttaaaaaaaaaaacagattttCAAATTAAATGCACAATATTTTAACACTGAAATAAGATGTTGTGCTATGAAACTTAAAGAACTAtgacaatcaatttttttaaaaaaaaaaaacagctttTCAAATTAAATGCACAATATCATAACATCGAAATAAGATGCTGTGTTCCAGCATATATATGTCAAAATTTATGTTGAGAGTTTATATTTTCTAGGATGCATGCAGATCAATTAATCTAGCCCATAACTTGATATGGATTGAAGATATCATATATACCAGATGAGAAAAACACATTCCATATTTTTCCAGAAATGCCACAAAATAGTAGCAGATCATCAAGCATACCTTAGAAAGAAGCAGTGGAGGGGGACATATGATAGATTTAGTCTTCAAGAGGCATCTCTCTGCCATATTCCTCTCCCTCTTATCAGTGCTAAGAAGCCTTCTGTATACCGGTGGAACCCAAATGTTGCTCATGTCTCTCATATGTCCACCAAGCTGAGCAGCCAATTTCATCACAGCCTTCAATGATATTTACAAAAACAATAAGAAGGATATAGATTTTTCTACTTGTATTGAGTACTCATTAAGAATCTTTACTTTTGCTGAGTACCTATCTAGAATTCTTAACTTGTGGTGAGTACTTCTAAGTGTAGAACATGTAGTGAAACTTTttgcaaataataaaaaaagttcCAAGCAAGGTTCACTATGCCAATCCCAAGAGCCAGACCGGTCGACCAGTAGTACGGTTCGGTATGCCTCCATGTCATTCCGTGTCACTCTCGTACTAACACAAGAGCAAGAGCAGTGAAGAGGAAGAATAGGAGAGAAgaaaagtgagagagagagagagagagagagagaggagaggaagagaaagagggacagCCGCCAGAGGGCTGCCAAAGGACTGCTGGAGAGCCATGAAGGCTACCGAAGGATATACTAGCCCGAAGGAGGGAATCCACCCTCCAATCGATCgaattgccgacttcacttaaaaatCCTATTTTTTAGTTTACGAATTTTAGTTCACTTAAAAACACACGAAGGCTACCGGGTTTCGATCAGTTGGAGGGTGAAGCCCCTCCTCCAGCCCTCTTCACCCTCCAGCGACCctccctccctcttcctctccctctcttttttctctctttccttctccctatcCCCCTCCCATTGGTTTTTTGTTTCGAACACCGGAACCATCCTAGTCTGCTGCTAGCATGGCTTAGAATGCCCCGAACTAGGCGGTTTGGGACGGTTCCGTATTCCTTGGTGCCAAGACTTCCAACAATATGAAATTCTAGCCAAGTATCACCTGTCATTTTGAGAAACCAAACTGTACGAGTTGAGCTCTAAAGACTGTATGTGGTAGAATCAAATTTGTGATATCCTATATCATAGACTTGATTACACAATAAAAGCCTAAGAGACAATTATAACATCACATATCACTTAAGAAATCAGAGTTAAAAGTCAAGGAAAGATGAAATGTAGTGGAGTCATATATGTTTGCTATTTTACGAACTCTGTTTTCAATTTGATGCCAcgattagatacaaatatgtgATGATGCACAAATAGGTATGAAAGTGTCCTAATAAGCATAAACATAATGACAGGCCTTATGAAACTTCCAAGTATTCTACATAATCATTTCCATCCAATGTCAACCTCATCAAAATGAAGtggaataaaattataaaaacatATCTAATTCCTGCATCTAGGACTTCTTTGGTCTCTTACCTACCTTTGTGGATCCCTTCAACCAGAAATCCCTCCTTGCAATGGTAATGTCCATACCATCtcatattataatttataacAAATGGAGTCCAACACTCAGAATCTTGTTAATAAGAACAAAGAATATTATATCAGAAAATTATACTGCAAGAGAAAGAGGACATAAATGCAATGCAGTTGCAAGGTCTTAAAAAAGTAGTTGGATCTTATGAATTAAAAAGCATAATGCTTATAAGTTTTCTGTTTCTAGAAATAGATCATGGGTTATAGAATTTTAATATGTTGGCTTTCAACTCGTCCTTGTGGAAGTGGTTGACTCACAAAGTAGTCATGCAAGGTGAATATAAATGATTCATCCTATTCTACAATGCTGCTTTCCTCGTTCATAAGTTCTTTTATTCATTTTAGTTGACCAAGTATTAAAGGTTGATATTATTGGTGATTTTACATAGTAATGTGAAAAGATACATCCCTCTATGTAAATGGCTGAGCTTCACATGACACTAGAGGCAAGCTaaccaaaaattttcttgcaaaaaCCAAGTAGCATTAATAAGGCTTCCATTTGACAACATAAATATCTCAATGTACAACTAAAAAGCAGCCCAATATGTTTAAAGTTGCAGTTCATGCTTATGTGACGAGATTTGCTTGGATCTTGTAAATTTCATTGCCTCAACCATTTTATCATCATATTCAACAAGCAAAATAGATGCCATCCAAATGTTTGACGATCATGAACTCACGATAATAATTATAGGACCAAGTTTGATCCACATGTTGTAACAACAGTTGATTATAGGTAGATCCCACAATTTAGAAGTACTACTGAGTCAATAAACTTTGATATACATTCAAAATCACATGGCTACTTTATGTTTTTCTTCATGCTTCAGGTCAAACTATGTACATGAATTTTGCATGTCATGTAATACATTTTCGCACTCAATAATATTATGTATTTATACATGTTACgtgtaatttttttctccttctctctGTATACAGAAGTTCGATGCCCATATTACCAACAAAGGCATATATATTTCATGATTTGCTTTATGCACGCAAGAAGAGTAAACCAACTACTATTCAAACTAAAGGTTCAAACTTAAaacaataattaaataaaaaaaattaaagaaagggAGAAAGGACTTAAGAACCTGCATTGCCTCAAACGTGGTGGACAAAGAACCAAATGGATTGTCGAGGGCATGGACAACAGCCTTCAGTAATAAGTCCATGCTGAATTCCACAAAGGCAGCACCTAATTGCTGAATGGAGATGCACCAGATCCCCAAGTTGCAAACAGCCTGCACACCAAAGAAGTCCAAAAGAATTCCATATTCAAGAGTTTCCATACAATGTATGGAAGACCTATGATGGCAGATAAACCGAATCCACCAACCTTCATCCGAGTCGTCATTATTAGCTTTACCAGCGACTCCAGAACCGACTGAGCAACTCCCTCTATAATTCCCAATATTAAAAGCACAAATTTAAATCTCTCGAGAAATTTATATACCATTAATCAGAATAAGACGGAAGTTCAAACCTGAAACAGTAGGAACCAATGACGGATGATACAGCATGAATCCGAGGCACTTCAAAGCCTGGGAGGATCTGATTCATTAcatccaaaaaaacaaaaaaaaaaaaatgatagtgaGATAGAAGGATTTGGTCAAAATAGTTCCTGAAAAAATGGAACTTTGTCGCTGTTGCCGTGAGATTGGGAGGGACTTATTACATCTCTTCGTCTTGGCGATGAATGTCGGAGAGGACGAGAGGGATGAGGGAAGGGGAGTGGAGGGAAAGGGCTTCCATGGAGGAGGGATCGTCGGCGGAGAGGCGCTGGAGGTGGAGGAGGGCGGCGTAAGCCGTGGATCGATCGGCTAGGGTTTTGATCTCTTCGATCTCGCGCCTGAGGAGGGCTTCCGCCATTACCGGGAGGGGAAGGAGAGGGGCGAGGGAATTTGGGAACGCGGGAAGGGTTTTAATGCGTCGCTGacccaaaaaataagtttttGTTAAAGAAGGGAGCTAGAATTAATTTTATTTCCTTTTCATATATTCACCTCGAAATTCGAAAACCATTTCGCGGAAATGATCGATTACTATTAGGTCCATCTATCATGAATTATTTGTTTCTAGTCCATCTTCCTTTGCCAGGCATATTAAGTGCAGTTTTCACATGACATTACCATTGTTCAATGTTTGATGCAGTCTGTGTGACTGTGTTAGATGGTTTATGTTTATGAGATTCTGAACTTAATAAATCAATTGGGAAGAACAAAATAATTCTTTCAATCCattcaattcaaattttttaaaaaattttaaaaaaatataaaaattgatgaaagtaagatttagatttttttataaataaaaaattaaattaaatta
Above is a genomic segment from Elaeis guineensis isolate ETL-2024a chromosome 1, EG11, whole genome shotgun sequence containing:
- the LOC105033573 gene encoding uncharacterized protein; the protein is MAEALLRREIEEIKTLADRSTAYAALLHLQRLSADDPSSMEALSLHSPSLIPLVLSDIHRQDEEISSQALKCLGFMLYHPSLVPTVSEGVAQSVLESLVKLIMTTRMKAVCNLGIWCISIQQLGAAFVEFSMDLLLKAVVHALDNPFGSLSTTFEAMQAVMKLAAQLGGHMRDMSNIWVPPVYRRLLSTDKRERNMAERCLLKTKSIICPPPLLLSKAVMLELKQKLLPSMMDAVHDHRQKVHMIQAWGWYICLLGSDALSDRHMVNKMLKIPEQTFSDPDPQIQIASLVAWECLVDALLPPQIIDLLMKTPQDVIQQIGPTPSASWRHCNDKINCLLKRIKVMMMPLQGIIASKCDISVRSCCLKTWRYLLHKLDLVVNHPSILETTLWPILKSVFSRGPDHQSIGLWTSCVDLLDELVLSKIKVGEMATTAEQHSDNLVNNGALAGPAINCKASWKDFPVKWSPWDISNLDLHLEMIGTIVSPELMATLTSENRTQAFNAALKIFRSVLQGVKVELKRLSTQYDRVQICIKTIFKFTKEVCETINLEQNSNQLLWIALEFVKVIREELATNILASPLYWVSLDLKYIHDLQCSETIDYPNVSDLGVGSLAYMDMISPIDYTTILYLSVIAQSVQEKSDTDGIILAMQHSNILFGTVNPLINLHAIVCFLNMHLGKPVHGRLSWLPVWKFIAEGLKKHVDGVNDLSQLTTDGATATYDAVYWFLSYPFLILLFPELVFTSRSIGKPSEKQLISSHNELELEPVIEAWKTLFGSYSLAYQMLTSSMHNFTEGLCELLARVLNENIRILQDSIESLNAKAQNLVTVSVYGEVVIHMLNHIQLLNVATSESKVSNKGSDNILLKTKGSDHRRQCSSIKNSLGLVGRFLGLSLTFMNANPLVEHEVMSRVFTTLASFVGHLVLKQDILSFLEIISEALAQWLSFCALMYGKMKQGNTICQLHRFWAQTLDCLQRSQPSIVFDSFFLKDQPSLLQTALDHPHPPISNSSIAFWNAIYGQKGYMQYHHCLLPVLNKLSRSGRINLPKNSRVILAKNGCLLKEPRDASHKYGEPMLQKRNSELDNAEDPENDNGHVDIVNMGLRRKRLKMSEHQKKLAGHQGRVQGIHGPGPGMDVGFGQKSKHPLGKKELRKPEHILEMLKRAS